TGATATACTAACGATTTTTTATATAGCTGATGCCAGAAAGATGGCCGAGCAACAAGGTAACAAGAAGTAAGCCAACTTCTGATACTAGAAGCAAGTTGCTTCGACAGTAGCGTTGCTGTTGGATATCTTTACATCATTTGTTTGGTATTTTTACATTTGTGCCAGTATTGTACAGGTTTAGGGTGCAATCTTctgttggagttggaggCCTAGCTGAAGCTAaaagcagaagaaccagCATTGAGTATGTTGATTTGTAGTTCAACAAATAATAACCAGCATAAATGTTTTACGTTTACAAGGAGAGCAGGTTCCAGATGTCATCGGCCTACTTCTGGGGAAATCTGCTATTGTAGGACAACTATTTTCAATAAACTATCTAGTAATCATAGCAGGCTATAAAACGACTATATGATTACCATGAACCGAATTCGATATCCCAATATCCGAATCAGGAAAAGCTTCCTATTCCAATATATATAAGCAAAGGGATTGGTCGGAGAATTCCGCCTGCACTATGCCAGGAAAACCTGCAGTGCGGGGGTATATAATATTCCCATAATTTTCACTTCGTTGAATACTTTTCAGTTTATCACTCTTTCTGTTCTCTACTTCAATTATCCACTCAATTGCCAATTTTTTACCACTATGTTGATCGAAGAAACCTACCACGATGTCAAGACCTCTTATGGCACCACCATGAGATTATTTGTCTTCCATCCCAAGGTGCCTAACTACCCCAAGGTCAAGTTCCCAGGTGTCATTGTCTACAGTGAAATCTACCAGGTTACCGGCCCAGTTTCCAGATTCGCCAAGGACATTGCAGGTCAAGGATTCATCGTCGTGTGTCCATCGATCTACCATAACTTTGAGAGCTATGAAGCATTGACTTACGATGATGAAGGTACTGACAAAGGtaacaagtacaagattgaaaaggaGTTGAAGTCTTACGATGAAGACAACAATTTGTCCATTGAGTATTTGTTGTCGTTGCCAACATGTAACGGCAAGATTGGTGCCACTGGAATGTGCCTTGGTGGCCATTTAGCATTCCGTTCATCTTTGGATCCTAGAGTCAAAGCTGCTGTCTGTTTCTTTGCTACAGACATCCACATCCATGCCTTGGGCAAGGGTAAGAATGATGACTCCTTGAAGAGATCCAGCGAGATCAAGGGTGAAATCATCATGATCTTTGGCTGCAAAGATAACCACGTTCCTTTGGAGGGTAGAGACTTAATCAGATCTACATTGAGAGCCAACAACGTTGATATGACCTTTATTGAGATCAACGATGCTCAACATGCCTTTGTCAGAGACGAGCTCAGTAAAGGCAGGTACGACCCTGCTACTACTAAGAACTGTTTCGAATGGctcttggaattgttcaacAGAAAGCTCAAGTTGGACTATGGTGACCACGACGGTAAGGCTGAGGTGATTGAGAACATCTGCTGAGTAGTATATGACATAGAAAAGGTagaaaaaaaagaaaaacaaaataAAAAATTATGCCTAATATCTAAATGAAGAGTACAATCAAAATTCATACCTTTAAAAGGAAGTACCCCAGTCTACTGAATGTAAAGGTTTATATGTTTTATGTACATATGGTAGCGCGAATTCAAATTTACCCTGCACACGACCACGAGGATATGCAGGAATACACTCGTTGAAAAATCACCATCctgaaaaaaattcatCAAGTCTTTCAGCTTGACAAATTGTTCAACAGACCATTAGAACTAGTATACAGCCGATAATATGAGACCAATAAAGTTGATGGGTCACGAGCGTTCGTTGACACAAGTCAAGTACAACAGAGAAGGGGACTTATTATTCTCTGTGGCCAAAGATAATGCTGCCTCTATCTGGTATTCCTCCAACGGTGAGAGATTAGGTACTTTAGAAGGTCACCAGGGTGTGATCTGGTCGATTGACGTTGATCCTGATACCCATTTATGTGCTACAGGAGGTGGTGATTTGGCTATCAAGTTGTGGAAGGTCGAGACTGGTAAATGTGTTTTCACGTGGGAATCTCCATCTCCTGTGAGAAGAGTGGCTTTCTCACCAGATGGATCTAGACTCTTAGCTATTGCTGACCAGGTCATGGGACATATTGGTACGATTGTAGTTTACGAAATAAATCACGACGACGAATCTTTAACGAACCAAAGCACCGAGCCATCATTGGTGATCGAGACTCCTCAGGATGGAGCTAAGGCTACTGTCGCTGGATGGTCAGCTAACGGCGAGTTCATTATTTCCGGTCATGATGACGGCTACATCTACAAGTACGATGCCCAGACTGGTGAAGCCGTTAACTCACTTGAAGCTCACGGAATTCACACTGAAGAAAAAAACGTTACCGTTACTGACATACAGTTTGCTGCTGAAGACAGATCTTATTTCATCACTTCTTCGAAGGACAAATGTTCCACATTGATCGATGTCGACACctttgaaatcttgaaggTATACAAGGCAGACGCACCTATGAACACCGCTGCTATAACCCCACTTAAAGACTTCGTCATCTTGGGTGGTGGTCAGGAAGCCAGAAACGTCACAACGACTGCTGAATCGCAGGGTAAGTTCGAGGCCAGATTCTACCACAAGGTGtttgaagacgaaatcGGTCGTGTCAAAGGTCATTTCGGTCCATTGAACACCGTCGCTGTTCACCCAGATGGTACTGGTTACAGTAGTGGAGGAGAAGATGGTTTCATCAGAGTGCATACCTTCGACAAGTCGTACTTCGACTTCTACGTCGATGCCGCTGAGAAGAATACCGAAAAGTCAGCTGAAAAGGCTTAAACGTAGGTCCAATATCTGGGCATATATAAGAAAAAGACTTAATCGTTTGCATGCAACTAGATTTACTGCCCATTGGACCGAAGAGAGCTTTGTAGCTCCAGCCGGTCTTTGGGTCCAACTAATGGCGAAACTTCCGTCATGCCTTGTATACTACATATCATAAATTCATACAAATGTCTCTATCTGAGTCACCGTAGTCTATGGTTTTTCTAAGTAAGTGTGAAGAGTTAAAGAGAGAACCTCCTCCAAATTTCAAATAGTAGTCATGTGACATCGCTACCTTTTTTTGGCTGCTCTGTATTGTTCTTCAGCCTTCCATGTGCACAACTCAGAAACTTCTAGCAGGTTCCAGTAGCTTGAAATTCAGATGACTGCGAAAATGATCCTCCATAGATAAGCATTTGTATTTATAAGGAGGCGAAATCTTGCCATAAAAAATTCATGTTTTTAAGATTTATATTGATTTATTAAATATATTTCAGTATTTtaacaatatcaaatcAGACCTTGCCAAATATGCTAGACTTCTACTATCCAAACAAATCTTACCCATTCGTTGTGGAAAACGGTATTCTCTCTGACTTGATCAACCGTTTCGACAGACTGGCAATTATCCCCAGTCAACAGGAATTGTACAGGAtcagacaacaacaagaaagagaacGTTATGCAAGAAGACAGGCAGCTCTCAGAGAGAGAGAGTATGAACGAATATGTCGGCAACAGGCTTACCATCAATTGAGCAGACCCTCTCATCTTAAACAATTGGAAACTTCTCAGGACT
This window of the Scheffersomyces stipitis CBS 6054 chromosome 6, complete sequence genome carries:
- the TIF34 gene encoding Eukaryotic translation initiation factor 3 39 kDa subunit (eIF3 p39) (Translation initiation factor eIF3, p39 subunit) is translated as MRPIKLMGHERSLTQVKYNREGDLLFSVAKDNAASIWYSSNGERLGTLEGHQGVIWSIDVDPDTHLCATGGGDLAIKLWKVETGKCVFTWESPSPVRRVAFSPDGSRLLAIADQVMGHIGTIVVYEINHDDESLTNQSTEPSLVIETPQDGAKATVAGWSANGEFIISGHDDGYIYKYDAQTGEAVNSLEAHGIHTEEKNVTVTDIQFAAEDRSYFITSSKDKCSTLIDVDTFEILKVYKADAPMNTAAITPLKDFVILGGGQEARNVTTTAESQGKFEARFYHKVFEDEIGRVKGHFGPLNTVAVHPDGTGYSSGGEDGFIRVHTFDKSYFDFYVDAAEKNTEKSAEKA
- the DLH1 gene encoding carboxymethylenebutenolidase (go_function hydrolase activity); translated protein: MLIEETYHDVKTSYGTTMRLFVFHPKVPNYPKVKFPGVIVYSEIYQVTGPVSRFAKDIAGQGFIVVCPSIYHNFESYEALTYDDEGTDKGNKYKIEKELKSYDEDNNLSIEYLLSLPTCNGKIGATGMCLGGHLAFRSSLDPRVKAAVCFFATDIHIHALGKGKNDDSLKRSSEIKGEIIMIFGCKDNHVPLEGRDLIRSTLRANNVDMTFIEINDAQHAFVRDELSKGRYDPATTKNCFEWLLELFNRKLKLDYGDHDGKAEVIENIC